A region from the Takifugu rubripes chromosome 22, fTakRub1.2, whole genome shotgun sequence genome encodes:
- the LOC101069694 gene encoding voltage-dependent R-type calcium channel subunit alpha-1E-like isoform X1: protein MHASVDQFLPHTPSDVSPSSCGWGEQTLVHSSLSLPEPDWAAPSPQAGRHVLAQGLRSSSLQVPHAEYLSLPPRAASFDVPCRQEEASSDQGSGSQSPHGMLRRRGGLVEQKDIIMAHQAHKIQSTPQARRKEWEMARFGDEPALGTVEPGDGDAEGGGDAQDAAGLTASMKQAKAQRARTMALYNPVPHRQNCLTVNRSLFIFAEDNIIRKYARRIIEWPPFEYMILATITANCVVLALEQHLPGEDKTPMAKRLEKTEPYFIGIFCFEAGIKLVALGFVFHKGSYLRNGWNVMDFIVVLSGILATAGAHMNIPVDLRTLRAVRVLRPLKLVSGIPSLQIVLKSIMKAMIPLLQIGLLLFFAILMFAIIGLEFYSGKLHQTCLPSDDIQDNETVDSSELAFACGVRKCPEKYECKDTWIGPNDGITQFDNILFAVLTVFQCITMEGWTAVLYNTNDALGTTWNWMYFIPLIIIGSFFVLNLVLGVLSGEFAKERERVENRRAFMKLRRQQQVERELNGYRAWIDRAEEVMLAEENKNSGLLKRASKKTGARRGAPGNEKFTDTSTASMSRSRMNFRSGRRGPAAYLRRKERMLRISIRRMVKTDTFYLMVLSLVALNTICVAIVHHNQPGWLTIFLYYAEFVFLGLFLAEMFLKIYGLGFRLYFHSSFNCFDCGVIVGSIFEVVWGFFRPGISFGISVLRALRLLRIFKITKYWASLRNLVVSLMSSMKSIISLLFLLFLFTVVFALLGMQLFGGRFIFEDYTPTNFDTFPAAIMTVFQILTGEDWNEVMYDGIRSQGGVQYGMWSSIYFIVLTLFGNYTLLNVFLAIAVDNLANAQELTKDEEEEEEFFNQRYARGRDGLISDGRRRPYLYRKRAIHRGRPTFPDEQEAPPDEPPLRGPSTFANRRERRRKVNMSVWEQRANQLRKRRQMASREELFASPTEDTAETPSATHHATTLSPGASPAHLPESPMSVGMPLPEPPMSISIPIPEPPEAEPLVNLGEEKSGVNHRTTGGGGRHRIARKFRPNQGPEEGARHRRHRHREARPEAKSLDFAQTPQEVQQMRRSLSQEKRVLDEREEKEEREEREKLEGEEAQDDCGTCIANPYAEVGEDCSRISIPGADIPEPPQCDPLLDCTWSEQDGSAHDPSSQSIPVEPALEATEFNMRALESESSKVSIKRHASNQEGGVAIEMTTQPLLELAPMSVNTNELEAYDPEKEEDTEEEEPCTPPKRVAPAPDSMFIFKASNPIRRICHYIVTMRYFEMTILLVIVASSIALAAEDPVCTNSDRNKVLRYFDYVFTGVFTFEMIIKMIDQGLILHDGSYFRDMWNLLDFIVVVGALIAFALTNVMGNNKGRDIKTIKSLRVLRVLRPLKTIKRLPKLKAVFDCVVTSLKNVFNILIVYQLFMFIFAVIAVQLFKGKFFYCTDGSMKSEKECQGFYIDYTRDKKEVKRREWRRHEFHYDNVGWALLTLFTISTGEGWPQVLQHSTDVTEEDMGPSRGNRMEMSAFYVVYFVVFPFFFVNIFVALIIITFQEQGDKMIHECSLEKNERACIDFTISAKPMTRYMPQNRQTLQYRLWHFVASPSFEYTVLVMIALNTVVLMMKYYSAPTAYDTVLKHLNTAFTVLFSLECILKILAFGLVNYFRDTWNIFDFITVLGSISEIIVDLQSVNTINMSFLKLFRTARLIKLLRQGYTIRILLWTFVQSFKALPYVCLLIAMLFFIFAIIGMQVFGNIKLDDESHINQHNNFKTFFSALMLLFRSATGESWQEIMLSCLSGQECEPDPSIAPLTLSPDHEGGCGTDFAYCYFVSFIFLSSFLMLNLFVAVIMDNFEYLTRDSSILGPHHLDEFVRIWGEYDRLACGRIHYTAMYEMLTHMSPPLGLGKKCPAKIAYKRLVLMNMPVDEDMTVHFTSTLMSLIRTALDIKIARGGEDRIGLDSELQKEISIIWPYLPQKTLDLLVPINKDTDMTVGKIYASMMIMDYFKQSKAKKLRQQLEAQKSNLMFKRLDAAALPEDILSNTQTLSTMAHTAGSALTRGGFVALSPISPQELFLQPISSDVDSGQEKNLVGECSRGVESPLELPLGRGLCLRASSLPRLAVETQTEVASGSMKRSVSTIADQRVNGLWEEEKSPERFYRPRHKSYKAAVSRSEHWQQGDRERGRSKERCHLLSPDGSRCNSEERSLQPSRSSSAERANPADKQGNSSDSPVPSTSESSTPSGRRPSSHTPTHSRPHISYSPLVCHTHPSLGEDEEEAQESVAAERETLRHPSPPRRYPSEPFLASQEDDHSPDPSGPMETLTFEAAVACSLGRSNTISSARPRSRTGWQVPNGHFRKRLAQTVSVAGCDTLSDTEEDDRC, encoded by the exons ATGCACGCCAGTGTGGATCAGTTCCTCCCCCACACGCCCAGCGACGTATCGCCCTCCAGCTGTGGTTGGGGTGAACAGACGCTCGTCCACTCGTCCTTGTCCCTCCCGGAGCCCGACTGGGCCGCGCCCAGCCCTCAGGCTGGCCGTCACGTCCTCGCGCAGGGCCTCCGCTCCAGCTCCCTGCAGGTCCCTCACGCCGAGTACCTGAGCCTCCCCCCCCGTGCGGCCAGCTTCGACGTGCCCTGCAGGCAGGAGGAGGCCTCGTCGGATCAGGGGTCCGGCTCCCAGAGCCCCCACGGGATGCTGCGGCGGCGCGGGGGACTGGTGGAACAGAAGGACATCATCATGGCTCACCAGGCACACAAAATCCAGAGCACGCCACAGGCCCGCAGGAAGGAGTGGGA AATGGCTCGGTTTGGAGACGAGCCCGCGCTCGGGACGGTGGAGCCCGGAGATGGAGACGCGGAAGGCGGCGGGGACGCACAGGACGCGGCGGGACTGACGGCTTCCATGAAGCAAGCCAAGGCGCAGAGGGCCCGGACCATGGCTCTGTATAACCCAGTACCCCACCGACAGAACTGCCTCACCGTCAACAGGTCGCTCTTTATATTCGCAGAGGACAACATCATCAGGAAATACGCGCGGCGAATCATCGAGTGGCC ACCGTTTGAGTACATGATCCTGGCCACCATCACAGCCAACTGTGTGGTCCTGGCTCTGGAGCAGCACCTGCCCGGGGAGGATAAGACCCCCATGGCCAAGAGACTG GAGAAGACGGAGCCGTACTTCATCGGCATCTTCTGCTTCGAGGCGGGAATCAAACTGGTGGCgcttggttttgttttccataAAGGTTCTTACCTGAGGAACGGCTGGAACGTCATGGACTTCATCGTGGTGCTCAGCGG GATCTTGGCCACCGCCGGCGCTCATATGAACATCCCAGTTGACCTTCGGACCCTGAGGGCCGTGCGAGTGCTGAGACCCCTCAAGCTGGTCTCTGGGATCCCCA GCCTGCAGATTGTGCTGAAGTCCATCATGAAGGCCATGATCCCGCTGCTTCAGATCGGCCTCCTTTTGTTCTTCGCCATCCTCATGTTTGCCATCATCGGCCTGGAGTTCTACAGCGGGAAGCTTCATCAAACCTGCCTGCCGTCTGACGACATCCAGG ACAACGAGACGGTGGACTCGTCAGAGTTGGCCTTTGCCTGCGGAGTGAGGAAGTGTCCTGAGAAGTACGAATGCAAAGACACCTGGATCGGGCCCAACGACGGCATCACGCAGTTCGACAACATCCTGTTTGCCGTCCTCACCGTCTTCCAGTGCATCACCATGGAGGGATGGACGGCTGTGCTCTACAAC ACCAACGATGCCTTGGGTACCACCTGGAACTGGATGTACTTCATCCCGCTCATCATTATCGGCTCCTTCTTCGTGCTAAACCTGGTGCTGGGTGTCCTGTCGGG AGAATTCGCTAAGGAGAGAGAGCGGGTGGAGAACCGGCGGGCCTTCATGAAGCTTCGGcgccagcagcaggtggagcgaGAGCTGAACGGCTACCGAGCCTGGATAGACAGGGCAG AGGAGGTCATGCTCGCAGAGGAGAATAAAAACTCTGGCT TGCTGAAGAGGGCGAGCAAGAAGACTGGCGCCCGGAGAGGAGCGCCAGGCAACGAGAAGTTCACCGACACGTCTACAGCCA GCATGTCCCGATCCAGAATGAACTTCCGCAGCGGGCGCCGTGGCCCCGCCGCCTACCTGCGGCGCAAAGAGCGCATGTTACGGATCTCCATCCGCCGCATGGTGAAGACAGACACCTTCTACCTGATGGTGCTCAGTCTGGTTGCCCTCAACACCATCTGCGTGGCCATCGTCCACCACAACCAGCCCGGCTGGCTGACCATCTTCCTGT ACTATGCAGAGTTTGTGTTCCTGGGTTTGTTTCTGGCTGAGATGTTTTTGAAGATCTACGGCCTGGGGTTTCGCCTCTATTTCCACTCTTCCTTCAACTGCTTTGACTGTGGG GTCATTGTTGGGAGCATCTTTGAGGTGGTCTGGGGTTTCTTCAGGCCTGGCATATCGTTTGGGATCAGCGTTCTGAGGGCGCTGAGACTTCTCAGAATCTTCAAGATCACCAA ATACTGGGCCTCTCTCAGGAACCTGGTCGTGTCTCTCATGAGCTCCATGAAGTCCATCATCAGccttctgttcctcctcttcctcttcaccgtGGTCTTCGCCCTGTTGGGGATGCAGCTTTTCGGTGGACG GTTCATCTTTGAAGATTACACTCCCACCAACTTTGACACTTTTCCAGCTGCCATCATGACAGTGTTTCAG ATCTTGACGGGCGAGGACTGGAACGAGGTGATGTATGATGGGATTCGCTCCCAGGGCGGGGTCCAGTACGGCATGTGGTCGTCGATATACTTCATAGTGCTGACCCTGTTTGGAAACT ACACGCTGCTGAACGTCTTCTTGGCCATCGCCGTGGATAATCTGGCCAATGCACAAGAACTGACAAAG gacgaagaggaggaagaggaattcTTTAACCAGAGATATGCCAGAGGCAGGGATGGCCTGATATCCGA TGGGAGGAGAAGACCCTACCTGTACAGGAAACGGGCGATCCACCGAGGCCGGCCAACCTTTCCAGATGAGCAAGAGGCACCCCCGGACGAGCCACCCCTCAGGGGCCCCAGCACCTTCGCTAACCGGCGTGAGAGGAGGCGGAAGGTCAACATGTCGGTGTGGGAGCAGAGGGCCAACCAGCTGCGCAAACGACGCCAGATGGCGAGCAGAGAAGAGCTGTTTGCAAGTCCCACAGAGGACACCGCTGAAACTCCAAGCGCCACACACCACGCTACCACCCTGTCTCCAGGGGCCAGTCCGGCTCATTTGCCCGAGTCGCCAATGTCCGTGGGAATGCCCCTCCCCGAACCACCGATGTCCATCTCCATCCCCATCCCGGAGCCCCCGGAGGCCGAGCCCCTCGTCAATCTGGGTGAAGAGAAATCGGGAGTGAACCACCGGAccaccggtgggggggggcgacacAGGATCGCCCGTAAATTCAGACCCAACCAAGGCCCGGAGGAGGGGGCGCGCCACAGACGCCACCGGCACCGCGAAGCACGGCCTGAAGCAAAGAGCCTGGACTTTGCCCAGACGCCCCAGGAGGTGCAGCAAATGAGAAGGTCACTCAGCCAGGAGAAGAGAGTGCTGGacgagagagaagagaaggaagaaagagaggagagagagaaactggAGGGCGAGGAAGCCCAGGACGACTGCGGAACCTGCATCGCCAATCCATACGCAGAAGTCGGAGAGGACTGTAGCAG GATATCCATCCCGGGCGCTGACATTCCTGAGCCCCCCCAGTGTGATCCGCTGCTGGACTGTACCTGGTCTGAGCAGGATGGCAGCGCTCATGACCCCTCTTCCCAAAGCATCCCCGTGGAGCCCGCATTAGAGGCCACAGAGTTCAACATGAGGGCTCTGGAGTCCGAGAGCAGCAAAGTCTCCATCAAACGGCACGCGTCCAACCAGGAGGGCGGCGTCGCCATTGAAATGACCACCCAGCCCCTGCTGGAGCTGGCGCCCATGTCAG TGAACACAAATGAGCTGGAGGCGTACGACCCTGAAAAGGAGGAGGACACCGAAGAGGAGGAACCCTGCACCCCTCCCAAGCGCGTGGCTCCAGCTCCAGACAGCATGTTCATCTTCAAGGCCTCCAACCC AATCAGGAGGATTTGTCACTACATTGTCACCATGCGCTACTTTGAGATGACCATCCTGCTGGTGATCGTGGCGAGCAGCATCGCCCTGGCTGCCGAGGACCCCGTGTGTACCAACTCAGACAGAAACAAG GTCCTGCGCTATTTTGATTATGTCTTCACTGGAGTGTTCACCTTTGAAATGATCATCAAG ATGATCGACCAGGGTCTCATTCTTCACGACGGCTCCTATTTCCGAGACATGTGGAACCTCCTGGATTTCATCGTGGTGGTGGGAGCTCTGATTGCCTTCGCTCTAAC GAATGTGATGGG aaacaacaaaggtCGAGACATCAAGACAATCAAGTCTCTCAGAGTTCTGAGAGTTCTACGGCCTCTTAAAACCATCAAGAGGCTTCCTAAGCTCAAG GCGGTTTTCGACTGCGTGGTCACGTCTTTAAAGAACGTCTTCAACATCCTCATCGTGTACCAGCTCTTCATGTTCATCTTTGCCGTCATCGCCGTGCAGCTCTTCAAGGGGAAGTTCTTCTACTGCACCGACGGCTCCATGAAGTCAGAGAAGGAATGCCA AGGCTTCTACATTGACTACACCAGAGACaagaaggaggtgaagaggagggagtgGCGGAGACACGAGTTTCACTATGACAACGTGGGCTGGgctctcctcaccctcttcacCATCTCCACGGGAGAGGGGTGGCCTCA GGTCCTGCAGCACTCCACCGACGTCACGGAGGAGGACATGGGCCCGAGTCGAGGGAACCGGATGGAGATGTCCGCTTTCTACGTGGTGTATTTCGTGGTCTTCCCCTTCTTTTTCGTCAACATCTTCGTGGCGTTGATCATCATCACGTTCCAGGAGCAGGGCGACAAGATGATCCACGAGTGCAGTCTGGAGAAGAACGAG AGGGCTTGCATCGACTTCACCATCAGCGCCAAACCCATGACGCGCTACATGCCCCAAAACAGACAAACCCTCCAGTACAGGCTGTGGCACTTCGTGGCGTCGCCCTCCTTCGAGTACACGGTGCTCGTCATGATCGCTCTCAACACGGTGGTCCTCATGATGAAG TACTATTCAGCACCGACGGCGTACGACACCGTCCTGAAACACCTGAACACGGCCTTCACGGTCCTCTTCTCCTTGGAGTGCATCCTGAAGATCCTGGCGTTCGGCCTCGTG AACTACTTTCGAGACACTTGGAATATCTtcgatttcatcactgttcttgGCAGCATCAGCGAGATAATCGTGGATTTACAG TCGGTGAACACCATCAACATGAGTTTCCTGAAGCTTTTCCGAACAGCCAGGTTGATCAAGCTGCTGCGGCAGGGCTACACCATCCGCATCCTGCTGTGGACCTTTGTGCAGTCCTTCAag GCTCTTCCTTATGTCTGCCTCCTGATCGCCATGCTTTTCTTCATATTCGCCATCATTGGAATGCAG GTGTTTGGGAACATCAAGCTGGATGACGAGAGTCACATCAATCAGCACAACAACTTTAAGACGTTTTTCAGCGCGCTGATGCTTCTCTTCAG GAGTGCCACGGGAGAGTCCTGGCAGGAGATTATGCTTTCATGTCTGTCGGGTCAGGAGTGCGAGCCGGACCCCTCCATCGCTCCCCTCACCTTGTCTCCGGACCACGAGGGAGGCTGCGGCACTGACTTTGCTTACTGCTACTTTGTCTCGTTCATCTTCTTAAGCTCCTTTCTG ATGCTCAACCTGTTTGTGGCTGTGATCATGGACAACTTTGAGTATCTGACCCGAGACTCCTCAATTCTGGGTCCCCATCACCTGGACGAGTTTGTTCGCATCTGGGGAGAGTATGACCGTCTGGCATG CGGTCGTATCCACTACACGGCCATGTATGAGATGTTAACACACATGTCTCCACCCCTGGGCCTGGGAAAGAAATGTCCGGCTAAAATCGCTTATAAG AGGTTGGTGTTGATGAACATGCCTGTGGACGAGGACATGACCGTCCACTTCACCTCCACTCTGATGTCCCTCATCCGCACAGCTTTGGACATCAAAATAGCTCGAG GTGGTGAAGACCGCATTGGTCTGGATTCTGAACTACAGAAAGAAATCAGTATAATTTGGCCATACCTGCCCCAGAAGACCTTGGACCTTCTGGTACCAATCAACAAAG ATACGGACATGACGGTTGGGAAGATCTACGCCTCCATGATGATCATGGATTACTTCAAACAGAGCAAAGCTAAAAAACTGCGGCAGCAGCTTGAAGCTCAG AAGAGTAACCTAATGTTCAAGCGTCTGGATGCAGCCGCACTCCCGGAAGACATTCTGTCCAACACCCAAACCCTGTCAACCATGGCCCACACGGCTGGCTCAGCCTT GACCAGAGGTGGTTTCGTGGCCCTGAGCCCCATCTCGCCTCAGGAACTATTTCTGCAGCCCATAAGCTCTGACGTCGATTCAGGTCAAGAGAAGAATCTG GTGGGCGAGTGCAGTAGGGGGGTTGAATCCCCACTGGAGCTTCCACTAGGGAGGGGCCTGTGTTTGCGGGCCTCTTCTTTGCCCCGTCTGGCTGTAGAGACTCAG ACAGAGGTCGCCAGTGGCTCCATGAAGCGTTCGGTCTCCACAATCGCAGATCAGCGGGTTAACGGCCtttgggaggaggagaaaagtcCTGAGCGATTTTATCGACCCCGTCACAAAAGCTACAAAGCTGCTG tttctcGGTCTGAGCACTGGCAGCAGGGCGACAGAGAGCGCGGCCGCTCTAAGGAGCGCTGTCACCTCCTGTCTCCAGATGGGTCGCGTTGTAACTCGGAGGAAAGGAGCCTGCAGCCTTCACGCTCGTCCAGTGCAGAGAGAGCGAACCCGGCGGACAAACAG GGCAACAGCTCAGACAGCCCGGTGCCCTCCACTTCAGAATCCAGCACCCCCAGTGGCCGCCGGCCCTCATCACACACCCCGACCCACTCTCGCCCTCACATTTCTTACTCGCCGCTCGTTTGCCACACGCACCCCTCTCTcggcgaggacgaggaggaagccCAAGAGAGCGTCGCCGCCGAGCGCGAGACCCTCCGGCATCCATCCCCACCCCGACGCTATCCCTCCGAGCCGTTCCTGGCGTCCCAAGAGGACGACCACAGCCCGGACCCCTCCGGTCCCATGGAGACACTGACCTTTGAGGCGGCCGTGGCCTGCAGCCTGGGACGCTCGAACACCATCAGCTCGGCCCGCCCGCGCTCACGGACCGGCTGGCAGGTCCCCAACGGACACTTTCGGAAGCGTCTGGCGCAGACGGTGTCGGTCGCCGGCTGCGATACGCTCAGCGACACAGAGGAAGACGACAGGTGCTAG